In Staphylococcus saccharolyticus, one genomic interval encodes:
- the vraR gene encoding two-component system response regulator VraR, translating to MEIKVLFVDDHEMVRIGISSYLSTQPDIEVVGEGASGKEAIEKAHELKPDLILMDLLMEDMDGVEATTQIKKDLPHIKVVMLTSFIEDKEVYRALDAGVDSYILKTTSASDIANAVRKTSQGESVFEPEVLVKMRNRMKKRAELYEMLTEREMEILLLIAKGHSNQEIASASHITIKTVKTHVSNILSKLEVQDRTQAVIYAFQHNLIQ from the coding sequence GTGGAGATTAAAGTTTTATTTGTAGATGATCATGAAATGGTCAGAATTGGTATTTCTAGTTATCTTTCAACTCAACCAGATATTGAGGTTGTAGGAGAGGGGGCTTCAGGTAAAGAAGCAATTGAGAAAGCTCATGAGTTGAAACCAGATTTAATTTTAATGGATTTACTTATGGAAGATATGGATGGTGTAGAGGCAACTACGCAAATTAAAAAGGATTTACCGCATATTAAAGTGGTTATGCTAACAAGTTTTATTGAAGATAAAGAAGTATACCGCGCCCTTGATGCAGGTGTAGATAGCTACATTCTTAAAACAACAAGTGCAAGTGATATTGCTAATGCTGTTCGTAAAACTTCGCAAGGAGAATCAGTTTTTGAACCTGAAGTTTTAGTGAAAATGCGTAATCGTATGAAAAAACGTGCAGAATTATATGAAATGCTTACAGAACGTGAAATGGAAATATTGCTACTCATTGCAAAAGGACACTCTAATCAAGAAATAGCAAGTGCATCACACATCACAATTAAAACCGTAAAAACACACGTAAGTAATATTTTAAGTAAATTAGAGGTCCAAGATAGAACACAAGCAGTGATTTATGCTTTTCAACATAATCTTATTCAATAA
- a CDS encoding low molecular weight protein-tyrosine-phosphatase, with the protein MVDVAFVCLGNICRSPMAEAIMRQRLQDRGISGINVHSRGTGSWKLGEPPHKGTQKILKEHNVPFNNMVSELFKPTDDFDYIIAMDQSNVDNIRQINPYIHGQLFKLLEFSNMEESDVPDPYYTNNFEGVFEMVQSSCDNLIDYIVKDAILKEG; encoded by the coding sequence ATGGTAGACGTAGCTTTTGTATGTCTCGGTAATATATGTCGATCTCCAATGGCTGAAGCGATCATGAGACAAAGACTGCAAGACAGAGGCATTTCAGGTATCAATGTTCATTCTAGAGGTACAGGTAGTTGGAAATTAGGCGAACCACCACACAAAGGCACTCAAAAAATATTGAAAGAACATAATGTTCCTTTTAATAATATGGTGAGTGAGCTTTTTAAACCTACTGATGATTTTGATTATATTATCGCAATGGATCAAAGTAATGTAGATAATATAAGACAAATCAATCCATATATTCACGGACAATTGTTCAAATTGCTTGAATTTAGTAATATGGAAGAGAGTGATGTACCAGATCCTTACTACACTAATAATTTCGAAGGTGTATTTGAAATGGTACAATCATCTTGTGATAATTTAATAGACTACATCGTTAAAGATGCGATTTTGAAAGAGGGGTAA
- a CDS encoding type 1 glutamine amidotransferase yields the protein MNELTVYHFMSDKLNLYSDIGNIIALKQRAKKRNIKLNVKEINETEGITFDDCDIFFIGGGSDREQALATKELTKIKTSLKNAIEDGMPGLTICGGYQFLGTKYITPDGTELEGLGVLDFYTESRTDRLTGDIVIESETFGTIVGFENHGGRTYHDYDTLGHVIHGYGNNDIDREEGIHYKNLLGSYLHGPILPKNHEMTDYLLEKACERKGISFEPKTLDNTEEEMAKKVLINRARSNKK from the coding sequence ATGAACGAATTAACTGTATATCACTTTATGTCAGATAAGTTAAATTTATATAGTGACATTGGAAATATTATTGCATTAAAACAGCGTGCCAAGAAGCGTAATATTAAGCTTAATGTTAAAGAGATTAATGAAACAGAGGGTATTACATTTGATGATTGCGATATTTTTTTCATTGGTGGTGGTAGTGATAGAGAACAAGCTCTTGCTACAAAAGAATTAACTAAGATTAAGACGTCCTTAAAAAATGCTATAGAAGACGGTATGCCAGGTTTAACTATTTGTGGTGGTTATCAATTTTTAGGAACAAAATATATTACACCAGATGGTACAGAACTTGAAGGTCTAGGTGTTCTGGATTTTTATACTGAATCAAGAACTGATCGTCTAACTGGAGATATTGTTATAGAAAGTGAGACTTTTGGAACGATTGTAGGTTTTGAAAATCACGGTGGTAGAACATATCATGACTATGATACATTAGGTCATGTGATACATGGTTATGGAAATAATGATATAGATCGTGAAGAAGGTATACATTATAAAAACTTGCTAGGTTCATATTTGCATGGTCCTATTTTACCTAAGAATCATGAAATGACTGACTATTTACTTGAAAAAGCATGTGAAAGAAAAGGTATTTCATTTGAACCAAAAACTTTAGACAACACTGAAGAAGAAATGGCTAAAAAAGTATTGATTAATCGGGCAAGAAGTAACAAAAAATAA
- a CDS encoding 3'-5' exonuclease: MTQNTFVALDFETANGKRTSICSVGMVKVVDNQITESFYTLVNPFDYFTETNIIVHGIRPEDVEDAPGFEYVYPYMLQFINQLPVVAHNAAFDMNVLHQSLKSLNIETPSMTYFCSYQLAKRTIDAYRYGLKHLMNHYKLDFHGHHDALNDAKACAMITYRLLKHYNDLQSMLNIYGKNLKDKG, encoded by the coding sequence ATGACACAAAATACGTTTGTAGCATTAGATTTTGAAACAGCAAATGGTAAACGTACAAGCATTTGTTCGGTTGGTATGGTTAAAGTTGTTGATAATCAAATTACTGAATCGTTTTATACTCTTGTAAATCCTTTTGATTATTTTACTGAAACAAATATTATTGTTCATGGTATTAGACCTGAAGATGTTGAAGATGCTCCTGGATTTGAATATGTATATCCATATATGCTACAGTTCATAAATCAACTACCAGTAGTTGCTCATAATGCTGCTTTTGATATGAATGTTTTACATCAAAGTTTAAAAAGCTTAAACATTGAAACACCTTCTATGACTTATTTTTGTTCTTATCAATTAGCTAAACGCACAATTGACGCATATCGTTATGGTCTTAAGCATTTGATGAATCATTACAAATTAGATTTTCATGGACATCATGACGCCTTAAATGATGCTAAAGCTTGTGCAATGATTACCTATAGATTATTGAAACATTACAACGATCTTCAAAGTATGCTAAATATATATGGAAAAAATCTAAAAGATAAAGGCTGA
- a CDS encoding YihY/virulence factor BrkB family protein has protein sequence MSKQEKTTSKYLNSVVKEQEKHKSKKHHKKDKQIDVDRTYIEPQEFQSKAPKKKNQVFFVSRLNKPAKYTKDSNFFSYLIYRIGKDDAAGLAAQMTYHFVLALFPMLIFLLTLLGQFINVSAAQINQKVNQYITDGSIAHTISKIIEGISKNSSGGILSIGLILAIWSASNGMSAIINSFNVAYDVEDARNGIVLKLLSVLYTLVLGAVFVVAVVLITLGPVINKFLFGPLGLDQQIEWIFNVVRIVIPLIIIFIIYTVLYSVAPYVKTKLRSVLPGALFTSVIWLLGSFLFSWYISNFSNYNKTYGSLASIIILILWLYITSFIIIIGAEINAIIHQRKVINGHTPEEAAIQHDDHNQNHYNEDLTYEYNNNAPTGQNENYYIDEKANQRHSEDSKPIKDKIVHKFKHHYKNNKRKS, from the coding sequence ATGTCAAAACAAGAGAAAACAACTTCAAAGTACCTTAATTCAGTCGTCAAGGAACAAGAAAAACACAAATCAAAAAAACATCATAAAAAAGATAAACAAATTGATGTCGATCGAACATATATTGAACCTCAAGAATTTCAATCCAAAGCACCTAAAAAAAAGAATCAAGTATTCTTTGTGTCTCGTTTAAACAAACCAGCAAAATATACTAAGGATTCGAATTTCTTTTCATACTTAATATATAGAATAGGTAAAGATGATGCAGCTGGACTTGCAGCACAAATGACTTATCATTTTGTTCTAGCTTTATTTCCTATGCTTATCTTTTTACTAACTTTGTTAGGTCAGTTTATTAATGTGAGCGCTGCACAAATTAATCAGAAAGTAAACCAATACATTACAGATGGGAGTATCGCTCATACTATTTCTAAAATTATTGAAGGTATTTCTAAAAATTCAAGTGGCGGAATTCTTTCAATAGGGTTAATATTGGCAATTTGGTCTGCATCCAATGGTATGTCTGCGATTATTAACTCATTTAATGTCGCTTATGATGTAGAAGATGCTAGAAACGGAATCGTACTTAAATTACTTAGTGTTCTTTATACATTAGTTTTAGGTGCCGTATTTGTAGTGGCAGTAGTGCTTATTACACTAGGTCCAGTAATAAATAAATTTTTATTTGGACCATTAGGCTTGGACCAACAAATTGAGTGGATATTTAATGTAGTGAGAATCGTCATTCCACTTATAATTATCTTTATTATTTATACAGTTTTATATTCAGTAGCTCCATATGTTAAAACTAAGTTGCGTTCAGTACTACCGGGTGCATTATTCACATCTGTTATATGGTTATTAGGATCATTTTTATTCAGTTGGTATATTTCTAACTTTAGTAATTATAATAAAACTTATGGTAGTTTAGCCAGTATCATTATCTTAATCTTATGGCTATATATTACAAGTTTCATTATAATTATTGGCGCTGAAATTAATGCAATTATTCATCAAAGAAAAGTGATTAATGGTCACACTCCAGAAGAAGCAGCAATTCAACATGATGATCATAATCAGAATCATTATAATGAAGATTTAACATATGAATACAACAATAATGCGCCAACTGGTCAAAACGAAAATTATTATATTGATGAAAAAGCTAATCAAAGACATAGTGAAGATAGTAAACCAATTAAAGATAAAATCGTTCATAAGTTTAAACACCATTATAAAAATAATAAGAGAAAATCATAA
- the liaF gene encoding cell wall-active antibiotics response protein LiaF, producing MTHKYISTEMLIIFTALMIIANFYYIFFEKIGFLLVLLLGCVLVYVGYVYFHKVRGLLSFWIGVLLISFTLLSNKYTIIILFIFLVVLIIRYLVYKFKPLNVIATDEEITSPIFIKQKWFGEQRTPVYVYKWEDVQIQHGIGDIHIDMTKAANIKETNTIVVRHILGKVQVIIPLNYNINLHTAAFYGTVYVDGKSHKIENNHVQIEEKTKDDNYTVNVYVSTFIGDVEVIYR from the coding sequence ATGACACACAAATATATATCAACAGAAATGTTGATTATTTTTACTGCTTTAATGATTATTGCTAATTTTTATTATATATTTTTTGAGAAAATTGGCTTTTTACTTGTCTTATTATTAGGATGTGTGCTCGTGTATGTTGGTTACGTATACTTTCATAAGGTTAGAGGTTTACTGTCCTTTTGGATAGGTGTATTGTTAATCTCTTTTACACTACTATCCAATAAGTATACAATAATTATTCTCTTTATATTTTTAGTCGTATTAATTATTCGTTACTTGGTGTACAAGTTTAAACCTTTAAATGTAATAGCTACAGATGAAGAAATTACATCTCCAATATTTATTAAACAGAAGTGGTTTGGCGAACAACGCACTCCGGTTTATGTTTATAAGTGGGAGGATGTACAAATTCAACATGGTATTGGTGATATTCACATCGATATGACAAAAGCAGCTAATATCAAAGAAACAAACACAATAGTAGTCCGTCATATATTAGGGAAAGTACAAGTAATTATTCCGTTAAATTATAACATCAATTTACATACCGCTGCTTTTTACGGTACAGTTTATGTAGATGGTAAGTCTCATAAAATAGAAAACAATCATGTTCAAATTGAAGAGAAAACAAAAGATGATAATTATACAGTTAATGTTTACGTTTCTACATTTATAGGAGACGTAGAGGTGATTTATAGATGA
- a CDS encoding DUF1128 domain-containing protein gives MSLSNEAMIAEIRKKLNIVNQGLLDPNKFKSSSHHEISDIREFVMSKDSFSPSEVTAIADHLGQLRQD, from the coding sequence GTGTCATTATCAAATGAAGCAATGATTGCAGAAATTAGAAAAAAATTAAACATTGTAAATCAGGGATTGCTTGATCCAAATAAATTTAAATCGTCAAGTCATCATGAAATAAGCGATATTCGTGAGTTTGTAATGTCTAAAGACTCATTTTCACCAAGTGAGGTTACGGCAATCGCTGATCATTTAGGACAACTAAGACAAGATTGA
- the isaB gene encoding immunodominant staphylococcal antigen IsaB family protein: MKGLKFMSLTLAASTIAFSLSQIAHAEQIVDRQQQSSSYENHANRALDSYEHHGNAGENATFLFNSQFIKALDSGHLNFNGYNINQDNDDNIQYKKVYDQEVRATSDHTAASVRFIVKDQSVTINQMKKAYNNSKLNHIPHTTHHKDYPNDGVYVYHGEQIQLQFRVDEGYVTTVIIGQGENE, from the coding sequence ATGAAAGGTTTAAAGTTTATGAGTCTAACACTAGCAGCTTCTACAATAGCTTTTTCACTTTCACAAATCGCACACGCTGAACAAATCGTTGATAGACAACAGCAATCTTCTAGTTATGAAAATCACGCAAATCGTGCTCTAGATAGTTATGAACATCATGGTAATGCTGGAGAAAACGCGACATTTTTGTTTAACTCCCAATTTATTAAAGCATTAGATAGTGGACATTTGAATTTCAATGGTTACAACATAAATCAAGATAATGACGATAACATTCAATACAAAAAAGTATATGATCAAGAGGTAAGAGCTACGAGTGATCATACTGCAGCAAGTGTACGTTTTATAGTTAAAGATCAATCGGTCACTATTAATCAAATGAAAAAAGCTTATAATAATAGTAAATTAAATCATATTCCTCATACTACACATCATAAAGATTATCCTAATGATGGTGTGTATGTTTATCACGGTGAACAAATTCAACTTCAATTCAGAGTAGACGAAGGGTATGTAACAACTGTTATTATAGGCCAAGGTGAAAATGAATAA
- the map gene encoding type I methionyl aminopeptidase, translated as MIVKTDEELQALKEIGYICAKVRNIMKEATKPGVTTRELDNIAKDLFEQHGAISAPIHDENFPGQTCISVNEEVAHGIPGKRIIREGDLVNIDVSALKDGYYADTGISFVVGESDSPLKQKVCDVATMAFENAMTKVKPGSKLSNIGKAVHATARQNDLTVIKNLTGHGVGQSLHEAPNHVMNYYDPKDKTLLKEGLVIAVEPFISTGATFVTEGKNEWTFETQDKSFVAQIEHTVIVTKDGPVLTTKIDD; from the coding sequence ATGATTGTTAAAACTGATGAAGAATTACAAGCGTTAAAAGAAATAGGTTACATTTGTGCTAAAGTCAGAAATATAATGAAAGAAGCAACTAAACCAGGTGTGACTACACGTGAGTTAGACAATATAGCTAAAGATTTATTTGAACAACACGGTGCGATTTCAGCACCTATTCATGATGAAAACTTTCCAGGGCAAACATGTATTAGTGTCAATGAAGAAGTAGCACATGGAATTCCTGGTAAACGTATTATTCGTGAAGGAGATTTAGTTAATATTGATGTTTCAGCTTTAAAAGATGGTTATTATGCTGATACCGGTATTTCATTTGTAGTGGGTGAATCTGATAGTCCACTTAAACAAAAGGTTTGTGATGTAGCTACAATGGCTTTTGAGAATGCTATGACTAAAGTGAAACCTGGTAGTAAATTAAGCAATATTGGTAAAGCAGTACATGCTACTGCCCGTCAAAATGACTTAACAGTTATTAAAAATTTAACAGGTCATGGTGTAGGTCAATCGTTACATGAAGCTCCAAATCACGTAATGAATTATTATGATCCTAAAGATAAAACATTACTTAAAGAAGGACTAGTGATAGCAGTTGAACCATTCATTTCCACAGGTGCAACTTTTGTTACTGAGGGAAAAAATGAATGGACTTTTGAAACACAAGATAAAAGTTTTGTAGCACAAATTGAGCATACAGTGATTGTTACAAAAGATGGTCCTGTACTAACTACAAAAATAGATGACTAG
- a CDS encoding FUSC family protein has product MNEKWYRHIIGARTIKTGLATFFTTIFCMLLNLTPIFAILTAIVTIEPTAKVSLKKGYRRLPATVIGALFAVVFTYIFGDKSPMSYALSATFTILLCTKLNLQVGTTVAVLTSVAMIPGIHEAYFFNFFSRLLTALIGLITAGFVNFIILPPKYYHQLEDQLLLSEKKMYTLFYNRCHELLLGKFNSENSNKELIKLNTIIQKVETLMNYQRDELHYHKNKEDDWKLLNKITNRAYSNRLFISHLSNIVYLPKNTCIAFTTNEKIAIINISNSIHDIISNGSFKRQQISTSTLKKSVQQLEEFDQNQMKSTLIYEVLLIYKILDTRYTK; this is encoded by the coding sequence ATGAATGAGAAATGGTACAGACATATAATTGGAGCTAGAACTATTAAGACGGGTTTGGCAACCTTCTTTACAACAATATTTTGTATGTTATTAAACCTCACTCCAATTTTTGCCATATTAACAGCAATTGTAACAATTGAGCCGACTGCTAAAGTTTCTCTCAAAAAAGGATACCGCCGTCTTCCTGCAACTGTCATTGGAGCGCTATTCGCAGTTGTCTTTACATATATTTTTGGTGACAAATCTCCAATGAGTTATGCACTTAGTGCAACATTTACCATATTATTATGTACGAAATTAAATTTACAAGTAGGTACCACGGTTGCTGTGTTAACCTCTGTAGCAATGATTCCTGGTATACATGAAGCGTATTTTTTTAATTTCTTCTCAAGATTATTAACCGCTTTAATTGGACTTATAACAGCTGGATTCGTTAATTTCATCATTTTACCCCCAAAATATTATCATCAGTTAGAGGATCAATTATTACTTTCTGAGAAAAAGATGTATACATTGTTTTACAATAGATGTCATGAATTATTACTTGGAAAGTTTAACTCTGAGAACAGTAATAAAGAGCTAATAAAATTAAATACGATTATCCAAAAAGTTGAAACTTTAATGAACTATCAACGAGATGAACTTCATTATCATAAAAATAAAGAAGATGATTGGAAATTATTAAATAAAATTACCAACCGAGCATATAGCAATCGTTTATTCATCTCACATTTATCAAATATTGTTTATCTACCTAAAAATACTTGTATCGCTTTTACAACAAATGAAAAAATAGCAATCATAAATATAAGTAACAGTATTCACGATATTATTAGTAATGGTAGCTTTAAACGACAACAAATATCCACTTCCACATTAAAGAAGTCGGTACAACAGTTAGAAGAATTTGATCAAAATCAAATGAAAAGTACTCTGATTTATGAAGTGTTACTAATTTATAAGATTTTAGATACAAGATATACCAAATAA
- a CDS encoding sensor histidine kinase produces the protein MNHYLRAIGSMLILVYSMLTAFLFIDKVFVNIIYFQGMFYTQIFGIPVFLFLNILIILLCIIVGTVLAYKINQQNTWIKSQIERSIEGETVGINNQNLELYSETLEIYHTLVPLNQELHRLRMKTQNLTNENYNINDVKVKKIIEDERQRLARELHDSVSQQLFAASMMLSAIKESKLEPPLDQQIPVLEKMVQDSQLEMRALLLHLRPIGLKDKSLGEGIKDLVIDLQKKVPMKVVHEIQDFEVPKGIEDHLFRITQEAISNTLRHSNGTKVTVELFNKEEYLLLRIQDNGKGFNVHEKFEQSYGLKNMRERALEIGATFHIVSLPDSGTRIEVKAPLNKEEE, from the coding sequence ATGAATCACTATCTAAGAGCTATTGGTTCTATGCTTATACTTGTTTATAGTATGCTCACTGCTTTTTTATTTATTGATAAGGTTTTTGTTAATATTATCTATTTTCAAGGTATGTTTTATACTCAAATCTTTGGAATTCCTGTATTTTTATTTTTAAATATATTAATTATTTTACTATGTATTATAGTTGGAACAGTATTAGCGTATAAAATTAATCAACAAAATACGTGGATAAAATCCCAAATTGAAAGGTCTATTGAGGGAGAGACTGTAGGTATTAATAATCAAAATTTAGAGTTATATAGTGAAACTTTAGAGATTTACCATACTTTAGTACCATTAAATCAAGAGTTACATCGTCTTAGAATGAAAACGCAAAATCTGACAAATGAAAATTATAATATTAATGATGTGAAAGTGAAAAAAATAATAGAAGATGAACGTCAACGTCTGGCGAGAGAATTGCATGACTCAGTGAGTCAGCAATTATTCGCTGCAAGCATGATGTTATCTGCTATTAAAGAATCAAAGTTAGAACCTCCACTGGATCAACAAATTCCTGTTCTAGAAAAAATGGTTCAAGATTCACAACTTGAGATGAGAGCGTTGCTTTTACATTTAAGACCAATTGGTTTAAAGGATAAGTCATTAGGTGAAGGTATTAAAGATTTAGTGATTGATCTTCAAAAGAAAGTTCCTATGAAAGTAGTACATGAAATCCAAGATTTTGAGGTGCCTAAAGGCATTGAGGACCATTTATTTAGAATTACACAAGAAGCCATTTCTAATACATTGAGACATTCAAATGGCACGAAGGTGACTGTTGAATTATTTAATAAAGAAGAGTATTTATTGTTAAGAATACAAGATAATGGCAAAGGCTTTAATGTACATGAAAAGTTTGAACAAAGTTATGGTTTAAAAAACATGAGAGAACGTGCTTTAGAAATCGGTGCAACGTTTCATATCGTATCTTTGCCTGATTCCGGTACGCGAATAGAAGTGAAAGCACCATTGAATAAGGAGGAAGAGTAA
- a CDS encoding Mur ligase family protein: MRQWTAIHMAKLARKASIAVGKKGTDLPGQIARRVDENILRKLSEQVDDIVFISGTNGKTTTSNLIGHTLKENQINIIHNNEGANMAAGITSAFIMQSSKETHIAVIEIDEGSILRVLKEVTPSMMVFTNFFRDQMDRFGEIDIMVNNIAKSISNKGIKLLLNADDPFVSRLKIASDSRVYYGMKKYAHEFEQSTMNESKYCPNCGRLLQYEYIHYNQIGHYHCQCGFKREEPKYEVSTFEVSPFLKITINNSTFNMKIAGDFNSYNVIAAYTVLRELGLNDESIQKGFESYTSDNGRMQYFSKSNKEAMINLAKNPAGMNASLSVGEHLKGKKVYVISLNDNAADGRDTSWIYDADFEKLTNQDIETIIVTGTRAEELQLRLKLAEVNVPIIVEKGIYKATALTMNYSSFTVAIPNYTSLAPMLEQLNRSFEGG, from the coding sequence ATGAGACAATGGACTGCAATCCACATGGCTAAATTAGCACGTAAGGCAAGTATCGCTGTTGGTAAAAAGGGCACAGATTTGCCAGGTCAAATTGCGAGACGTGTGGATGAAAATATACTAAGAAAGTTATCGGAACAAGTAGATGATATTGTATTTATCAGTGGTACCAATGGTAAAACAACGACGTCTAATTTGATTGGACATACATTAAAAGAAAATCAAATAAACATAATCCATAATAACGAAGGGGCAAATATGGCAGCTGGAATTACATCTGCTTTCATTATGCAAAGCTCCAAGGAGACTCACATTGCCGTGATTGAAATAGATGAAGGATCAATTCTTCGTGTTTTAAAGGAAGTTACTCCGTCTATGATGGTATTTACTAACTTCTTTAGAGACCAAATGGATCGTTTTGGAGAAATCGATATTATGGTAAATAATATAGCTAAATCTATTAGTAACAAAGGAATTAAACTACTTTTAAATGCAGACGATCCGTTCGTAAGTCGTTTGAAAATCGCAAGTGATTCACGAGTTTATTATGGTATGAAAAAATATGCGCACGAGTTTGAACAAAGTACAATGAATGAAAGTAAATATTGTCCTAACTGCGGACGTCTATTGCAATACGAATACATACACTATAATCAAATTGGTCATTATCATTGTCAATGCGGTTTTAAACGTGAAGAACCTAAATACGAAGTTTCAACTTTTGAAGTATCGCCATTCCTAAAAATAACGATTAATAACAGTACTTTTAATATGAAAATTGCCGGAGATTTTAACTCATATAATGTGATTGCTGCTTATACAGTACTCAGGGAATTAGGTCTTAATGATGAGTCAATTCAAAAAGGATTTGAATCATATACATCTGATAATGGACGAATGCAGTATTTTTCAAAAAGTAATAAAGAAGCTATGATTAATTTAGCAAAAAATCCTGCTGGTATGAATGCAAGTTTGTCTGTAGGTGAGCACCTTAAAGGTAAAAAGGTATATGTTATTAGTCTTAATGATAATGCAGCTGACGGTCGAGACACATCTTGGATTTATGATGCTGATTTTGAAAAGTTGACCAATCAGGATATTGAAACAATCATTGTTACAGGTACCCGTGCGGAAGAGTTGCAATTGCGCTTAAAACTTGCTGAAGTAAATGTGCCTATTATTGTCGAAAAGGGTATTTATAAGGCTACAGCTCTAACTATGAATTATTCTTCATTTACGGTAGCTATCCCTAATTATACGTCTTTAGCACCAATGCTAGAACAATTAAATCGCTCGTTTGAAGGAGGGTAA
- a CDS encoding YtxH domain-containing protein, which yields MENKLIPGILIGAIIGGAATLADKSTRRSLKQSFKEAKEGNRSRKPSKISSIKDEVMYWKDTIEEIRRNNPELERSIKDAKETFVNRKNQRLGK from the coding sequence ATGGAGAATAAATTAATTCCAGGTATTTTAATTGGTGCTATTATCGGCGGTGCAGCTACACTTGCTGATAAATCCACTCGTCGTTCTTTAAAACAATCATTTAAAGAAGCAAAAGAAGGTAATCGTTCACGTAAACCTTCAAAAATCAGTAGTATAAAAGACGAAGTGATGTACTGGAAAGATACGATTGAGGAGATACGTCGAAACAATCCTGAATTAGAGCGTTCTATTAAAGATGCGAAAGAAACTTTTGTCAATCGTAAAAACCAACGCTTAGGCAAATAA